The sequence CGGCCCTGACCAGTGAGGCCAGTTCAAAACCAACTACCGCTACCACTTGGGCAACATCTGAGCGCATCCATCGTTCAGTAAAAGGCTGGGGCTGGGTTGATGGCGAAACTCCACGGGAACACTCCTATACATGCTCCAAATGCCACAAACCCCACGCATCGGGCCTACCGCGCCTGATGCAGACTAATTGCCTGAACTACCCTCACCGAGGCAGGCAGGTTTCAGGCGGCACACCTGTTGTCACCGGGCGCTCCTATGCAAACAAATTTGGAAGATTCCCCAATGGTTGGTGGGACAACGGCTACTTTTCCCAGTACAGCACTGGCATCTGTCACGGCGCCCCAACCGCCAACGGATCGACAAACTGGCCCAACAATCAGGGCTGGAACACCGTAACCCCGTGGACAGGAGGGCAATAAGATGACAATCGGCGCCCACAACAACCAACAGGTTTACAATAACTCGGCACAGGCAATAATGGGGATCGCGGCTATGCGAACAACTCTATGGAAAGTTACAATCACAGCGTTTTGGGTAGCGCTGGCGCTCCTTGGCAGTATCTCTTCGTCACTTGCTGCCGACATCTTCGTCTGGCAATTCCAGCACATCCAGGTCGGGATACAGGAGGCCAAAGCCAGTGCTGTGGACTCTCAAGGCAACCTGATTATCACCGGCTATACCAATACCGGCACTGATGATGATTTTTATACCATCAAGCTCAGCAGCAATGGCCAGAGCGTCCTCTGGGCAACCAGACACTCCCACTCCCAAGGCGATGACTGGACCGTAGCCGTAGCCGTGGACGGCAATGATGACGTAGTGATTACAGGTTTTCTCGCCAATGGCGTGAACACCGATATCGCTGTCATCAAGTATGATGGTGCAACTGGGGCCCAGAAGTGGGCTACCCCTTACATCTTCAACGGTACCGCCAATGGTAATGACATGCCAAAGGGCCTGGCCATCGACTCGCTGAACAACATTTATGTAACCGGTTACTCTCAAAACGGTGGCGCTACCGGCGATGACGGACTCCTCCTCAAGCTGAGCCCAGCCGGACCAAACCCGGACGGAACACCAATTTGGCAGGCTCATTTCAACGGTGTCGCCAGTAATGATGATCGTTTCTACAACATCAGCGTTGGGGTGGATGGAATTACGGTTGCTGGGTACACGGCGGTCATGCACAGCGGCAGTCGCCTTGATTTTGATTTCCTAACCATCAAGTTTGACTATAGCGGCGCTATAGTCTGGCAGAAGACCTATGACAACGGCACGGGCAATGACCTAGCCTACTATTCTGGGATGGACCAGGAAGGCAACGTCATCGTCAGCGGTGAAGTTCTGACCGGCAGCCGTCACGACATCCTAACTCTCAAATACGCGGCAGCCAATGGCCAACAACTCTGGAGCAGAACATACAGCGGTGGCAGCCCCAATATCCCCAAAGGGCTGGTTGTCGACTCCGACGGCGAAATCTACCTTGCCGGCAACACCTTTACCATCAGTGGTAAAGATGATTTTTACACCGCACGGTACGCTGGAACC is a genomic window of Desulfobulbaceae bacterium containing:
- a CDS encoding PQQ-binding-like beta-propeller repeat protein — its product is MTIGAHNNQQVYNNSAQAIMGIAAMRTTLWKVTITAFWVALALLGSISSSLAADIFVWQFQHIQVGIQEAKASAVDSQGNLIITGYTNTGTDDDFYTIKLSSNGQSVLWATRHSHSQGDDWTVAVAVDGNDDVVITGFLANGVNTDIAVIKYDGATGAQKWATPYIFNGTANGNDMPKGLAIDSLNNIYVTGYSQNGGATGDDGLLLKLSPAGPNPDGTPIWQAHFNGVASNDDRFYNISVGVDGITVAGYTAVMHSGSRLDFDFLTIKFDYSGAIVWQKTYDNGTGNDLAYYSGMDQEGNVIVSGEVLTGSRHDILTLKYAAANGQQLWSRTYSGGSPNIPKGLVVDSDGEIYLAGNTFTISGKDDFYTARYAGTNGAVIWEKIFDSGVDNADIPQALAIDHSGGLYISGYTHKAATDDDDFQTLKYNKTNGNLIWQQAQDGPPIGGNEQPVGVAVALAVTADGNVYVGGWSQQAIDDLDFFAVKYNADLLNSPTSLTTTVVSQTRIDLTWQDNSSAPNNEDFFCVERCQGFACSNFTEITCLVPQNQLSYTDSSVTHDSWYSYRVSAKSATKGYSLPSTPVAALTTLINYPAPTWLYIYNGEGLDDMANAIAMSSDNNPVATGVSATATSQYDYYTVKLDRTNAATPYWIDDYDGADGQGDMGICLTVDLNDDVIVSGFSSADAGQGFNTNDILTIKYASTGPDLYTGDPLW